The following are encoded together in the Lactuca sativa cultivar Salinas chromosome 1, Lsat_Salinas_v11, whole genome shotgun sequence genome:
- the LOC111911603 gene encoding uncharacterized protein LOC111911603 isoform X2, whose amino-acid sequence MGIAFRYVIIGGGVAAGYADLEFTKKGSHYINLSLPIFCKAFLYTVKCNSVHPNPDVYNFVVDWPSASRGESKVKRSMQGCCSKLEPMYVKYCEVCCYFLFFNKRL is encoded by the exons ATGGGAATAGCATTTCGTTATGTGATAATTGGTGGAGGTGTCGCCGCCGGTTATGCAGATCTCGAATTCACAAAGAAAG GTTCTCATTATATCAATTTATCACTTCCAATCTTTTGCAAAGCTTTTTTGTACACAGTTAAATGCAACTCTGTACATCCTAATCCAGATGTGTACAATTTCGTGGTTGACTGGCCATCGGCTTCAAGGGGTGAATCGAAGGTTAAAAGATCGATGCAGG GATGTTGTAGCAAATTAGAGCCAATGTATGTAAAGTATTGTGAAGTTTGTTGCTATTTCCTGTTTTTTAATAAAAGACTATGA
- the LOC111911603 gene encoding uncharacterized protein LOC111911603 isoform X1, giving the protein MGIAFRYVIIGGGVAAGYADLEFTKKVPKASIPDHVDHAHQVFDLLHIVYVFDIFFAGSHYINLSLPIFCKAFLYTVKCNSVHPNPDVYNFVVDWPSASRGESKVKRSMQGCCSKLEPMYVKYCEVCCYFLFFNKRL; this is encoded by the exons ATGGGAATAGCATTTCGTTATGTGATAATTGGTGGAGGTGTCGCCGCCGGTTATGCAGATCTCGAATTCACAAAGAAAG TTCCTAAAGCAAGCATTCCCGATCATGTCGACCATGCACACCAGGTGTTTGATCTTTTGCATATTGTCTATGTCTTTGATATTTTTTTTGCAGGTTCTCATTATATCAATTTATCACTTCCAATCTTTTGCAAAGCTTTTTTGTACACAGTTAAATGCAACTCTGTACATCCTAATCCAGATGTGTACAATTTCGTGGTTGACTGGCCATCGGCTTCAAGGGGTGAATCGAAGGTTAAAAGATCGATGCAGG GATGTTGTAGCAAATTAGAGCCAATGTATGTAAAGTATTGTGAAGTTTGTTGCTATTTCCTGTTTTTTAATAAAAGACTATGA
- the LOC111911603 gene encoding uncharacterized protein LOC111911603 isoform X3, giving the protein MGIAFRYVIIGGGVAAGYADLEFTKKGVSHGELCIISDEPVLIISIYHFQSFAKLFCTQLNATLYILIQMCTISWLTGHRLQGVNRRLKDRCRDVVAN; this is encoded by the exons ATGGGAATAGCATTTCGTTATGTGATAATTGGTGGAGGTGTCGCCGCCGGTTATGCAGATCTCGAATTCACAAAGAAAGGTGTCTCTCATGGTGAACTTTGTATCATCTCCGATGAACCT GTTCTCATTATATCAATTTATCACTTCCAATCTTTTGCAAAGCTTTTTTGTACACAGTTAAATGCAACTCTGTACATCCTAATCCAGATGTGTACAATTTCGTGGTTGACTGGCCATCGGCTTCAAGGGGTGAATCGAAGGTTAAAAGATCGATGCAGG GATGTTGTAGCAAATTAG